The proteins below come from a single Corylus avellana chromosome ca3, CavTom2PMs-1.0 genomic window:
- the LOC132174347 gene encoding nuclear transcription factor Y subunit C-1-like: MRQAGVYSGMVSGGRTGPHLLPLARIKKIMKKSGDNVKMISGEAPIVFSKACELFIEELTRRSWMVAMQGKRRTLHKDDVATAIVATDIFDFLVDLVSSGNSINPLDFSPVEMETVLES, from the coding sequence ATGAGGCAAGCCGGAGTATACTCGGGAATGGTCTCCGGCGGCAGAACTGGGCCTCACCTGCTGCCGTTGGCCAGAATAAAGAAGATCATGAAGAAGTCCGGCGACAACGTGAAGATGATATCTGGGGAGGCCCCGATTGTGTTCTCCAAGGCTTGTGAGCTGTTCATAGAGGAGTTGACGCGGAGGTCTTGGATGGTGGCCATGCAAGGAAAGAGAAGGACGCTTCACAAAGATGACGTGGCAACCGCCATTGTAGCCACTGATATCTTTGACTTTCTTGTCGATTTGGTGTCGTCCGGTAATTCTATCAATCCTCTGGACTTCTCCCCGGTGGAAATGGAAACAGTACTGGAGTCTTAA
- the LOC132175378 gene encoding gamma-glutamyl peptidase 5-like, which translates to MGGKRFCVLLCAEDSDYVKKMYGGYFGVFVRMLAEEGETWDVYRVASGEFPDDEEIALLDGFVITGSCNDAHGNDVWICKLLNLLKKLDAMKKKVLGICFGHQILGRALGGKTGRSMSGWDIGVRTIHLSSSSKHFSSLKIPATLSLIECHRDEVRELPPKAEVIAWSDKTGIEMFRYGDHIMGIQGHPEYTKDILLHLIDRLLQRDMIMESYAKEVKGKVGACEPDREAWKKLCISFLKGGL; encoded by the exons ATGGGTGGGAAGAGATTCTGTGTTCTTCTTTGCGCGGAGGACTCTGACTACGTGAAGAAGATGTACGGAGGGTACTTCGGGGTTTTCGTGAGAATGCTGGCTGAGGAAGGCGAGACGTGGGACGTCTACCGTGTGGCCTCCGGCGAGTTCCCGGACGACGAAGAGATCGCACTCTTGGATGGGTTTGTCATCACCGGAAGCTGCAATGATGCCCATGGGAACGACGTTTGGATCTGCAAGCTGTTGAATCTGTTGAAGAAATTGGACGCCATGAAGAAAAAAGTTCTGGGCATTTGCTTTGGACACCAg ATACTAGGCCGTGCGTTGGGAGGAAAGACAGGCCGGAGCATGTCAGGCTGGGACATTGGAGTGAGAACCATCCATTTATCATCATCCTCAAAGCACTTTTCATCTCTGAAAATTCCAGCCACTCTCTCTCTGATTGAATGCCATAGAGatgag GTCCGGGAGCTTCCTCCTAAGGCTGAGGTGATTGCATGGTCCGACAAGACTGGAATTGAGATGTTTAGGTATGGGGACCATATCATGGGCATCCAAGGTCACCCTGAGTACACCAAAGACATTCTACTGCACCTTATTGACCGCCTTCTCCAGCGCGATATGATCATG GAGTCTTATGCTAAGGAGGTGAAAGGGAAGGTGGGGGCATGTGAGCCAGATAGAGAGGCATGGAAGAAATTGTGCATTAGCTTTCTCAAGGGTGGATTGTGA